A genomic region of Bombus terrestris chromosome 12, iyBomTerr1.2, whole genome shotgun sequence contains the following coding sequences:
- the LOC100646874 gene encoding sorting and assembly machinery component 50 homolog isoform X1 translates to MGTVHAKESNMFRNTNESSNNERQNFKKDNPSSHIHEKMNLFEKRKEKSIDLHSVKAKVDRIHVDGLRRTKDDIIKAQVTELFKAEDFYDIILRAYKVREKLQGLGCFGNIGIYIDTSQGPHATPEGVEVGLYNYTLIQQKIILFQVTFIVHEMRRLTGGISTMVGNNEGSVIIQGKAPNLFGRGERLQMEYSYGSKSSTNISISAVKPFIGSWHHKVLTGSVFNTSNRFPWSGFSQCDKGLLLDIAFNTDGAGILKHNLQYEATYREIISSKQASFRVREQCGPNLKSALRHICSIDKRDSLIFPTMGSLVQFSTEVAGLGGDIGFVKNELIMQTNWTPHEYATFQLGFQSGLLRGISNDMKINIADQFFLGGPLNLRGFDMRGCGPRHDGNSIGGDVYWALALHLYTPLPFRPGRHGFGDLFRLHGFINGGNVSNFTFKFANDYKENMKIFKENVRCAVGGGIAMKLGDIARVELNLVMPLLFVRSDVLQQFQFGLGLQYL, encoded by the exons atgggAACTGTTCATGCGAAG GAATCAAATATGTTTAGAAATACAAACGAATCTTCAAATAATGAAagacaaaatttcaaaaaagatAATCCT TCTTCACATATTCATGAGAAgatgaatttatttgaaaaaaggaaagagaaatccATTGATCTTCATTCAGTGAAG GCAAAAGTTGATAGAATACATGTAGATGGACTCAGAAGAACAAAAGATGACATAATAAAAGCCCAAGTAACAGAATTGTTTAAAGCTGAagatttttatgatattattttacgtgCCTATAAAGTGAGAGAAAAATTGCAAGGTTTAGGATGTTTTGGGAATATTGGAATTTACATTGATACCAGTCAAGGTCCTCATGCTACCCCAGAAGGCGTTGAAGTGGGTCTATATAATTACACACTAATTCAACAAAAAATAA TTCTTTTTCAGGTTACTTTTATAGTACATGAAATGAGACGTCTAACAGGTGGAATTAGCACTATGGTTGGAAATAATGAAGGTTCAGTTATTATTCAAGGAAAAGCACCCAATTTATTTGGAAGAGGAGAACGTCTTCAGATGGAATACTCTTATGGTTCAAAAAGTTCAACTAATATAAGTATATCTGCTGTTAAACCATTTATAGGCAGCTGGCATCATAAAGT ATTAACTGGCAGTGTATTTAACACATCAAATAGGTTCCCATGGTCTGGTTTTAGTCAATGTGATAAAGGTTTATTATTAGATATTGCTTTTAACACAGATGGGGCAGGTATACTGAAGCATAATTTACAATATGAAGCTACATATAGGGAGATTATTTCGTCCAAACAAGCGTCGTTTCGCGTTAGAGAACAATGCGGTCCAAATTTGAAATCTGCACTGCGACATATTTGTTCCATCGATAAAAGAGACTCGTTAATATTTCCTACTATGGGAAGTCTCGTACAATTTTCGACAGAAGTAGCTGGTCTCGGAGGAGATATTGGATTTGTTAAAAATGAACTTATCATGCAAACTAATTGGACGCCTCATGAATATGCA ACCTTCCAGCTGGGTTTTCAATCTGGATTGCTTCGAGGAATCAGCaatgatatgaaaataaatatcgcCGATCAATTTTTCTTGGGTGGACCATTGAATCTTAGAGGATTCGATATGAGAGGTTGTGGACCTCGTCACGATGGAAATTCAATTGGAGGCGATGTATATTGGGCACTTGCGCTTCATTTATACACACCACTGCCATTTAGACCCGGTCGTCACGGTTTCGGTGATTTGTTCAGGTTACATGGTTTCATCAATGGTGGAAATGTATCAAATTTCACTTTCAAATTTG CGAATGATTAtaaggaaaatatgaaaatttttaagGAAAATGTTCGTTGTGCAGTTGGCGGGGGTATTGCGATGAAACTTGGAGATATAGCGAGAGTAGAATTAAACTTAGTTATGCCTTTGTTATTTGTCAGAAGCGATGTattgcaacaatttcaattcgGGCTTGGATTGCAGTacttataa
- the LOC100646874 gene encoding sorting and assembly machinery component 50 homolog isoform X3: protein MGTVHAKESNMFRNTNESSNNERQNFKKDNPSSHIHEKMNLFEKRKEKSIDLHSVKAKVDRIHVDGLRRTKDDIIKAQVTELFKAEDFYDIILRAYKVREKLQGLGCFGNIGIYIDTSQGPHATPEGVEVTFIVHEMRRLTGGISTMVGNNEGSVIIQGKAPNLFGRGERLQMEYSYGSKSSTNISISAVKPFIGSWHHKVLTGSVFNTSNRFPWSGFSQCDKGLLLDIAFNTDGAGILKHNLQYEATYREIISSKQASFRVREQCGPNLKSALRHICSIDKRDSLIFPTMGSLVQFSTEVAGLGGDIGFVKNELIMQTNWTPHEYATFQLGFQSGLLRGISNDMKINIADQFFLGGPLNLRGFDMRGCGPRHDGNSIGGDVYWALALHLYTPLPFRPGRHGFGDLFRLHGFINGGNVSNFTFKFANDYKENMKIFKENVRCAVGGGIAMKLGDIARVELNLVMPLLFVRSDVLQQFQFGLGLQYL from the exons atgggAACTGTTCATGCGAAG GAATCAAATATGTTTAGAAATACAAACGAATCTTCAAATAATGAAagacaaaatttcaaaaaagatAATCCT TCTTCACATATTCATGAGAAgatgaatttatttgaaaaaaggaaagagaaatccATTGATCTTCATTCAGTGAAG GCAAAAGTTGATAGAATACATGTAGATGGACTCAGAAGAACAAAAGATGACATAATAAAAGCCCAAGTAACAGAATTGTTTAAAGCTGAagatttttatgatattattttacgtgCCTATAAAGTGAGAGAAAAATTGCAAGGTTTAGGATGTTTTGGGAATATTGGAATTTACATTGATACCAGTCAAGGTCCTCATGCTACCCCAGAAGGCGTTGAA GTTACTTTTATAGTACATGAAATGAGACGTCTAACAGGTGGAATTAGCACTATGGTTGGAAATAATGAAGGTTCAGTTATTATTCAAGGAAAAGCACCCAATTTATTTGGAAGAGGAGAACGTCTTCAGATGGAATACTCTTATGGTTCAAAAAGTTCAACTAATATAAGTATATCTGCTGTTAAACCATTTATAGGCAGCTGGCATCATAAAGT ATTAACTGGCAGTGTATTTAACACATCAAATAGGTTCCCATGGTCTGGTTTTAGTCAATGTGATAAAGGTTTATTATTAGATATTGCTTTTAACACAGATGGGGCAGGTATACTGAAGCATAATTTACAATATGAAGCTACATATAGGGAGATTATTTCGTCCAAACAAGCGTCGTTTCGCGTTAGAGAACAATGCGGTCCAAATTTGAAATCTGCACTGCGACATATTTGTTCCATCGATAAAAGAGACTCGTTAATATTTCCTACTATGGGAAGTCTCGTACAATTTTCGACAGAAGTAGCTGGTCTCGGAGGAGATATTGGATTTGTTAAAAATGAACTTATCATGCAAACTAATTGGACGCCTCATGAATATGCA ACCTTCCAGCTGGGTTTTCAATCTGGATTGCTTCGAGGAATCAGCaatgatatgaaaataaatatcgcCGATCAATTTTTCTTGGGTGGACCATTGAATCTTAGAGGATTCGATATGAGAGGTTGTGGACCTCGTCACGATGGAAATTCAATTGGAGGCGATGTATATTGGGCACTTGCGCTTCATTTATACACACCACTGCCATTTAGACCCGGTCGTCACGGTTTCGGTGATTTGTTCAGGTTACATGGTTTCATCAATGGTGGAAATGTATCAAATTTCACTTTCAAATTTG CGAATGATTAtaaggaaaatatgaaaatttttaagGAAAATGTTCGTTGTGCAGTTGGCGGGGGTATTGCGATGAAACTTGGAGATATAGCGAGAGTAGAATTAAACTTAGTTATGCCTTTGTTATTTGTCAGAAGCGATGTattgcaacaatttcaattcgGGCTTGGATTGCAGTacttataa
- the LOC100646874 gene encoding sorting and assembly machinery component 50 homolog isoform X2 gives MFRNTNESSNNERQNFKKDNPSSHIHEKMNLFEKRKEKSIDLHSVKAKVDRIHVDGLRRTKDDIIKAQVTELFKAEDFYDIILRAYKVREKLQGLGCFGNIGIYIDTSQGPHATPEGVEVGLYNYTLIQQKIILFQVTFIVHEMRRLTGGISTMVGNNEGSVIIQGKAPNLFGRGERLQMEYSYGSKSSTNISISAVKPFIGSWHHKVLTGSVFNTSNRFPWSGFSQCDKGLLLDIAFNTDGAGILKHNLQYEATYREIISSKQASFRVREQCGPNLKSALRHICSIDKRDSLIFPTMGSLVQFSTEVAGLGGDIGFVKNELIMQTNWTPHEYATFQLGFQSGLLRGISNDMKINIADQFFLGGPLNLRGFDMRGCGPRHDGNSIGGDVYWALALHLYTPLPFRPGRHGFGDLFRLHGFINGGNVSNFTFKFANDYKENMKIFKENVRCAVGGGIAMKLGDIARVELNLVMPLLFVRSDVLQQFQFGLGLQYL, from the exons ATGTTTAGAAATACAAACGAATCTTCAAATAATGAAagacaaaatttcaaaaaagatAATCCT TCTTCACATATTCATGAGAAgatgaatttatttgaaaaaaggaaagagaaatccATTGATCTTCATTCAGTGAAG GCAAAAGTTGATAGAATACATGTAGATGGACTCAGAAGAACAAAAGATGACATAATAAAAGCCCAAGTAACAGAATTGTTTAAAGCTGAagatttttatgatattattttacgtgCCTATAAAGTGAGAGAAAAATTGCAAGGTTTAGGATGTTTTGGGAATATTGGAATTTACATTGATACCAGTCAAGGTCCTCATGCTACCCCAGAAGGCGTTGAAGTGGGTCTATATAATTACACACTAATTCAACAAAAAATAA TTCTTTTTCAGGTTACTTTTATAGTACATGAAATGAGACGTCTAACAGGTGGAATTAGCACTATGGTTGGAAATAATGAAGGTTCAGTTATTATTCAAGGAAAAGCACCCAATTTATTTGGAAGAGGAGAACGTCTTCAGATGGAATACTCTTATGGTTCAAAAAGTTCAACTAATATAAGTATATCTGCTGTTAAACCATTTATAGGCAGCTGGCATCATAAAGT ATTAACTGGCAGTGTATTTAACACATCAAATAGGTTCCCATGGTCTGGTTTTAGTCAATGTGATAAAGGTTTATTATTAGATATTGCTTTTAACACAGATGGGGCAGGTATACTGAAGCATAATTTACAATATGAAGCTACATATAGGGAGATTATTTCGTCCAAACAAGCGTCGTTTCGCGTTAGAGAACAATGCGGTCCAAATTTGAAATCTGCACTGCGACATATTTGTTCCATCGATAAAAGAGACTCGTTAATATTTCCTACTATGGGAAGTCTCGTACAATTTTCGACAGAAGTAGCTGGTCTCGGAGGAGATATTGGATTTGTTAAAAATGAACTTATCATGCAAACTAATTGGACGCCTCATGAATATGCA ACCTTCCAGCTGGGTTTTCAATCTGGATTGCTTCGAGGAATCAGCaatgatatgaaaataaatatcgcCGATCAATTTTTCTTGGGTGGACCATTGAATCTTAGAGGATTCGATATGAGAGGTTGTGGACCTCGTCACGATGGAAATTCAATTGGAGGCGATGTATATTGGGCACTTGCGCTTCATTTATACACACCACTGCCATTTAGACCCGGTCGTCACGGTTTCGGTGATTTGTTCAGGTTACATGGTTTCATCAATGGTGGAAATGTATCAAATTTCACTTTCAAATTTG CGAATGATTAtaaggaaaatatgaaaatttttaagGAAAATGTTCGTTGTGCAGTTGGCGGGGGTATTGCGATGAAACTTGGAGATATAGCGAGAGTAGAATTAAACTTAGTTATGCCTTTGTTATTTGTCAGAAGCGATGTattgcaacaatttcaattcgGGCTTGGATTGCAGTacttataa